In the genome of Solibacillus silvestris, one region contains:
- a CDS encoding thiol-disulfide oxidoreductase, protein MKKNVGVGIILVLVITMLGTYIKAEIDQSTAINEHALGKEVELDEEVGLEKGQFAPDFTLYNLQGEPLTLSELRGKRVVLNFWATWCPPCEAEMPHMQKYYEKYREEDNVEIVGVNMTYANEKLERVEQFLKSYDITFPIVLEQTEAVAYQYEIMTMPTTYMIDTSGKIQKQIIGPLDLDALRENVIQLD, encoded by the coding sequence ATGAAGAAAAATGTTGGAGTCGGTATTATTTTAGTGCTTGTCATCACGATGCTTGGCACTTACATAAAAGCTGAAATCGATCAAAGTACTGCAATCAACGAGCATGCATTAGGGAAAGAAGTTGAACTGGATGAAGAAGTCGGCCTCGAAAAAGGTCAGTTTGCACCGGATTTTACATTATATAATTTACAGGGCGAGCCGTTGACACTTTCGGAGCTGAGAGGGAAGCGTGTCGTACTGAATTTCTGGGCAACCTGGTGTCCGCCATGTGAAGCGGAAATGCCGCATATGCAAAAATACTACGAAAAATACCGTGAAGAAGACAATGTGGAAATTGTCGGTGTCAATATGACGTACGCAAACGAAAAGCTGGAGCGTGTAGAGCAGTTTCTAAAAAGTTATGACATCACCTTCCCAATCGTACTGGAACAAACTGAAGCTGTTGCCTATCAATATGAAATTATGACGATGCCAACAACATACATGATTGATACTTCAGGGAAAATACAAAAGCAAATAATTGGTCCACTCGATTTGGATGCATTGCGGGAAAATGTCATTCAACTAGATTAA
- a CDS encoding cell division protein FtsX has product MKTRTIARHFRESFKSLGRNSWMTLASISAVTVTLLLVGVFAAIMMNLNKVASDLENDVEIRVMIDIIPEAEEAKLAEEQLLDEIHNMPDVEEVTYSSKEQELSKLIKDFGDELSLFEQNNPLYNVLYVKAVDPLKTADVAKQIDSLDNTFEVKYGEGKVEKLFNFLEIARNVGLVLILGLLFTAMFLISNTIRITIIARKDEIEIMKLVGATNSFVRIPFVLEGMWLGLIGSIIPVAAVTIAYYSIYDLLAPRLKGELFQMLEVTPLMYQVNGLIIFIGMFIGIWGSFMSVRKFLKV; this is encoded by the coding sequence ATGAAAACTAGAACAATTGCCCGTCATTTCCGTGAAAGTTTTAAATCATTAGGCCGTAACAGCTGGATGACACTGGCTTCCATCAGTGCTGTAACAGTTACATTATTATTGGTCGGTGTATTTGCTGCGATTATGATGAATTTAAACAAAGTCGCTTCCGATTTGGAAAACGATGTTGAAATTCGTGTCATGATTGATATTATTCCGGAAGCGGAAGAAGCAAAATTGGCAGAAGAGCAGCTTCTTGACGAGATTCATAATATGCCGGATGTCGAGGAAGTTACATATTCTTCTAAAGAACAAGAATTAAGTAAGTTAATCAAAGATTTTGGTGATGAATTAAGTTTATTCGAACAGAACAACCCGTTATATAATGTGCTGTACGTCAAGGCTGTCGATCCTTTGAAAACAGCTGATGTCGCCAAGCAGATTGATAGCTTAGACAATACTTTTGAAGTAAAATATGGCGAGGGTAAAGTAGAAAAACTATTTAACTTCTTAGAAATCGCTCGTAATGTTGGACTCGTATTAATTTTAGGACTGCTGTTTACAGCGATGTTCTTAATCTCTAATACCATTCGCATTACGATTATTGCACGTAAAGATGAAATTGAAATTATGAAGCTTGTAGGGGCTACAAATTCTTTCGTCCGCATTCCATTTGTATTGGAAGGAATGTGGCTTGGTTTAATTGGATCTATTATTCCAGTCGCAGCCGTTACAATTGCTTATTACAGTATTTATGATTTATTGGCACCTCGATTAAAAGGGGAATTGTTCCAAATGTTAGAAGTAACACCACTTATGTATCAGGTGAACGGATTAATCATCTTCATCGGGATGTTCATCGGTATATGGGGAAGTTTCATGTCAGTTCGTAAGTTTTTAAAAGTATAA
- a CDS encoding peptidase M23 encodes MKKLTTRSFKTIAAILALVLFVQIPAASAASLSELKKERSQLEAEKKSINKSLEQKTNEIQTNQNRQQKIISQLEQLGAKINETNHSIAVVELDIEIANEEISILEDEIAELKEKIEQRNELLRERARAIQSSGTVSYLDVLLGANSFVDFIDRFSAVSTLMDADRQIMREQKEDQEKLEVQKLELVKTKEELEANKAKLKSLMASLNQQKKEKKQLVAELEKEEAKLRSEKTELKAEYDDKVELSKELEEKFLKEQRRLAEVARQKALEAAAAKKKQQNSSSSNSTVSSGNLPVVSSGHWTRPAAGRFTSGFGGRDIGPIGSKNHLGIDIANSIGTPVVAAADGVVSYVGSMNGYGNVVMVTHSIEGQLFTTTYAHLSGFNTSVGASVSKGQQIARLGNSGNSTGPHVHFEIHVGEWNGSRSNAVNPLNYISL; translated from the coding sequence TTGAAGAAGCTAACGACGCGTTCATTTAAAACAATTGCAGCAATACTTGCGCTAGTACTATTTGTTCAAATACCGGCAGCATCCGCAGCATCATTAAGTGAACTGAAAAAAGAGCGCAGTCAACTCGAAGCAGAAAAGAAATCAATTAATAAATCACTCGAACAAAAAACAAACGAGATTCAAACAAATCAAAACAGACAGCAAAAAATTATTTCGCAGCTGGAGCAACTGGGTGCAAAAATTAATGAAACGAATCATAGTATTGCCGTTGTCGAATTGGATATTGAAATTGCAAACGAAGAGATTTCTATTTTAGAAGATGAAATCGCAGAATTAAAAGAGAAGATTGAGCAACGTAATGAACTATTGCGTGAGCGTGCACGGGCGATTCAGTCATCAGGTACAGTTAGTTACCTTGACGTCCTGCTTGGAGCAAATAGTTTCGTAGACTTTATCGATCGTTTTTCTGCTGTAAGCACACTTATGGACGCTGACCGTCAAATTATGCGTGAGCAAAAGGAAGACCAGGAAAAACTTGAAGTTCAAAAGCTGGAGCTTGTGAAGACGAAAGAAGAGCTTGAAGCGAATAAAGCGAAATTGAAAAGTTTGATGGCTTCGTTAAATCAACAAAAGAAAGAAAAGAAACAGTTAGTAGCAGAGCTTGAAAAAGAAGAAGCGAAACTACGATCTGAGAAAACAGAACTAAAAGCAGAGTACGATGATAAGGTAGAATTAAGTAAAGAACTGGAAGAGAAGTTTCTTAAAGAACAGCGCCGATTAGCGGAAGTTGCCCGTCAAAAGGCATTGGAAGCTGCGGCTGCTAAAAAGAAACAACAAAACAGTAGCAGTAGCAATAGTACTGTAAGTTCCGGAAACTTGCCGGTTGTTTCTTCAGGACATTGGACAAGACCTGCAGCGGGCCGTTTTACATCAGGGTTCGGTGGGCGTGATATTGGACCAATCGGAAGTAAAAATCACTTAGGAATTGACATTGCCAACTCAATCGGAACACCGGTTGTTGCAGCAGCGGATGGTGTTGTTTCCTATGTTGGTTCGATGAATGGTTACGGGAATGTTGTAATGGTTACTCACTCGATTGAAGGACAATTATTCACGACAACGTATGCCCATTTAAGCGGATTTAATACGAGTGTTGGCGCATCTGTTTCAAAAGGTCAGCAAATTGCAAGACTTGGGAATTCAGGGAACTCAACAGGACCTCATGTACACTTTGAGATCCATGTCGGTGAATGGAACGGCAGTCGTTCAAACGCCGTCAACCCATTAAACTATATTTCACTGTAA
- a CDS encoding peptidase S41: protein MRKSRIFLLVVAMVCIGIIVYGVMKIKAQPQEEQASFAVVNELHQLITSESVYDVNSEKLVEGALRGMANAINDPYSTYYSEQEAALHKQTLASERIGIGVELADANGKIIVVAPIKASPAEKAGIRPLDELIQINEVRLDGKSMGEVRKLMYGKEGEAVELVIYRPELDQHLKLVVKRERLKNDTVEAEVLEVEGRKLGYITINLFGEKTAEEWKEALDGVMKEEVEGLIIDVRDNPGGYLHSVAQMMSMFEQKEKIFAYMQNHDGVTEPLKTKEVEQFQPYVNWLRDTPLTLIQNEGSASASEVFAGALQDWKRSVIIGVTSFGKGTVQQTWDLQNGGEVKLSTNKWLTPSKKWIHDVGIEPDVEVTQHPLYSVETKILKGRFEEGEYSEEVAYSQRILSELGYSISRTDGFFDKDTAQEVESFRKKHDIAEGSYMDEVFFHELTEELQTFKQSKVNDMQLQMAISYIMHQFE from the coding sequence GTGCGGAAAAGTCGGATTTTTTTATTAGTAGTTGCGATGGTGTGTATCGGAATAATTGTTTATGGTGTAATGAAAATCAAGGCGCAGCCACAGGAGGAACAGGCGAGTTTTGCGGTAGTCAATGAACTGCATCAGTTAATCACGAGCGAATCAGTTTATGATGTCAACTCTGAAAAATTGGTGGAGGGTGCACTGCGAGGGATGGCAAATGCAATAAATGACCCTTATAGTACTTATTATTCGGAGCAAGAAGCAGCATTACATAAACAGACGCTCGCAAGTGAACGAATCGGTATCGGTGTTGAATTGGCAGATGCGAATGGCAAGATTATCGTAGTGGCCCCTATTAAAGCTTCACCTGCAGAAAAAGCGGGCATTCGACCATTGGATGAGCTTATACAAATTAATGAAGTAAGACTTGACGGAAAATCTATGGGGGAAGTTCGTAAGCTGATGTATGGTAAAGAAGGGGAAGCGGTGGAACTTGTCATTTATCGACCGGAACTGGACCAGCATTTAAAGTTGGTCGTGAAAAGAGAACGTTTGAAAAATGATACGGTGGAAGCTGAAGTTCTCGAAGTAGAAGGAAGAAAACTCGGCTATATAACAATCAATCTATTTGGTGAAAAAACAGCAGAAGAATGGAAAGAGGCTCTTGATGGAGTGATGAAGGAGGAAGTAGAAGGGTTAATCATTGATGTGCGGGACAATCCAGGTGGCTATTTACATAGTGTTGCCCAAATGATGAGCATGTTCGAGCAAAAAGAAAAAATCTTTGCGTATATGCAAAATCATGACGGTGTAACAGAGCCACTGAAAACAAAGGAAGTGGAACAGTTCCAGCCTTATGTAAATTGGCTGCGTGACACACCTCTAACACTTATCCAAAATGAAGGAAGCGCATCAGCCAGTGAAGTGTTTGCCGGTGCCCTGCAAGACTGGAAACGTTCGGTCATTATTGGGGTGACGAGCTTCGGTAAAGGAACGGTCCAACAAACATGGGATCTTCAAAATGGCGGAGAAGTAAAATTGTCGACAAATAAATGGCTTACTCCTTCGAAAAAGTGGATCCATGATGTAGGGATTGAACCAGATGTCGAAGTGACACAGCATCCGCTTTATAGTGTAGAAACAAAAATACTGAAAGGCCGCTTTGAAGAGGGAGAATACAGTGAAGAAGTTGCCTACAGCCAGCGTATTTTAAGTGAACTCGGCTACAGCATCAGCCGAACAGATGGATTCTTTGATAAGGATACAGCACAGGAAGTGGAAAGCTTCAGAAAAAAGCATGATATTGCAGAAGGAAGCTATATGGATGAAGTATTTTTCCATGAATTAACAGAAGAACTGCAAACATTCAAACAGTCAAAAGTAAATGACATGCAACTGCAGATGGCGATCAGTTATATTATGCATCAGTTTGAGTGA
- a CDS encoding cell division protein MinJ: protein MDGTILIEILKGIGRFFINPLFYVAIISAVYLGYRRVKRERRYFNRRILGGWSELKNMLAMGFMLSVIISLFSLVIGLTVSLELLTIVFIVSFVGLLIYMYQLLSPAIVMAVAFCGIVWMQWQDWSYTIGTLELAGRNVTNDLVMTIPMMTGLLLMAEGILIRRYGARFASPIVEKTKRGLNGIGYFSKQLWILPVFTIIPGEGIQNFAPYWPQFTIGAEQFSIIVFPFIIGFQQMVRQKLPMNVYPQMGRSIIMIGQFVLVVGLAAYFLPILGAAALALGAISRTIIGIHYSRSEDRNSYAVVRSDKGVMIAGILPDSPAEKMGLAAGEIIKRVNGQDVFTEEDLYKALQINAAHCRLEVLDHSGELRLAQHVVHRDDNHKIGLLVVS, encoded by the coding sequence ATGGATGGAACAATTTTAATTGAAATTTTAAAAGGGATTGGCCGATTTTTTATAAATCCTTTGTTTTATGTCGCCATCATTTCCGCAGTTTATTTAGGATATCGCCGAGTGAAGCGCGAACGAAGGTATTTTAACCGACGGATACTAGGTGGCTGGTCCGAGCTGAAAAATATGCTTGCGATGGGTTTTATGCTGTCCGTTATTATTTCCTTATTTAGTCTTGTAATAGGCTTAACAGTATCACTCGAATTATTGACAATTGTTTTTATTGTAAGTTTCGTAGGTTTACTCATTTATATGTATCAATTATTATCGCCAGCGATTGTGATGGCGGTTGCTTTTTGTGGAATCGTTTGGATGCAATGGCAAGATTGGTCATATACAATCGGAACACTCGAATTGGCAGGCAGAAATGTTACAAATGATCTTGTTATGACAATTCCGATGATGACGGGGCTCTTACTCATGGCGGAAGGAATTTTAATTCGCCGGTATGGTGCCCGTTTTGCTTCACCGATTGTGGAGAAAACAAAGCGTGGATTAAATGGGATAGGCTATTTCAGTAAGCAACTTTGGATTTTACCTGTCTTTACGATTATTCCAGGTGAAGGCATTCAAAACTTTGCGCCTTATTGGCCACAATTTACGATCGGAGCAGAACAGTTTTCGATCATTGTTTTCCCGTTTATTATCGGATTCCAGCAGATGGTCCGCCAAAAGCTGCCGATGAATGTGTATCCACAAATGGGACGTTCGATTATTATGATAGGACAATTTGTGTTGGTCGTCGGATTAGCCGCTTATTTCCTGCCGATACTAGGTGCAGCTGCATTAGCATTAGGTGCAATTTCCCGTACAATTATCGGTATTCATTATAGTCGCTCAGAGGACCGCAACAGTTATGCTGTTGTACGCAGTGATAAAGGTGTAATGATTGCCGGCATTTTACCAGATTCTCCTGCTGAGAAAATGGGACTTGCTGCAGGTGAAATTATTAAACGTGTAAATGGACAAGATGTTTTTACAGAAGAAGATTTGTACAAAGCATTGCAGATTAATGCTGCCCATTGTCGCTTGGAAGTGCTTGATCATTCAGGTGAATTGCGTCTAGCCCAGCATGTTGTCCATCGAGATGATAACCATAAAATTGGATTATTAGTTGTTAGTTAA
- a CDS encoding cell division ATP-binding protein FtsE, translated as MIEMNNVVKKYPNGVVAANGITVHIKKGEFVYIVGPSGAGKSTFIKLMYREEKPTSGDVIINGINLRTLKNNRVPHLRRHLGVVFQDFKLLPRLTVYENVAFAMEVIEEQPSVIRKRVMEVLELVGLKHKVRMLPNELSGGEQQRVAIARSIVNRPKVMIADEPTGNLDPETSWEIMNIFEEINRQGTTILMATHNREIVNTVRKRVIAIEGGMIVRDEYGGDYGYEN; from the coding sequence ATGATTGAAATGAATAATGTAGTGAAGAAGTATCCTAACGGGGTCGTCGCCGCAAACGGGATTACGGTTCATATAAAAAAAGGTGAATTTGTGTATATTGTTGGCCCGAGTGGAGCAGGTAAATCGACATTTATTAAGTTGATGTACCGTGAAGAAAAACCGACTTCCGGCGATGTCATCATTAATGGCATTAATTTGAGAACGCTAAAAAATAATCGCGTACCTCATTTACGCCGTCATCTTGGTGTCGTCTTCCAGGACTTTAAATTATTGCCGCGCTTAACAGTGTATGAAAATGTAGCGTTCGCGATGGAAGTAATTGAAGAACAGCCAAGCGTCATCCGTAAACGGGTAATGGAAGTACTTGAACTGGTGGGCTTAAAGCATAAAGTGCGAATGCTGCCGAATGAGCTGTCAGGTGGAGAACAGCAGCGTGTAGCAATTGCCCGCTCGATTGTAAACCGTCCGAAAGTGATGATTGCGGACGAGCCTACAGGAAATTTAGACCCGGAAACATCGTGGGAAATTATGAATATTTTTGAGGAAATTAATCGCCAAGGTACGACGATTTTGATGGCAACACATAACCGTGAAATCGTAAATACTGTACGTAAAAGAGTTATTGCAATTGAAGGCGGAATGATCGTCCGTGATGAGTACGGAGGTGACTACGGCTATGAAAACTAG